A window of Candidatus Xiphinematobacter sp. Idaho Grape contains these coding sequences:
- the rpsR gene encoding 30S ribosomal protein S18 — protein MPRRRIDVAASAIDYKNPDLLKRFVTESGKILPRRTTGMPARLHRKITRQIKRARAVLLMK, from the coding sequence ATGCCACGAAGGAGGATTGATGTTGCTGCTAGTGCTATCGATTACAAAAATCCAGATCTTCTTAAGCGCTTCGTCACGGAAAGTGGAAAGATTCTTCCCCGTCGTACGACTGGGATGCCTGCTCGTTTGCACCGTAAAATCACTCGACAGATTAAACGTGCCCGTGCAGTTTTGTTAATGAAGTAA
- a CDS encoding prephenate dehydratase, which yields MAEGIGPSIVYLGPVGTFSHLVALRRFGENTRLIAKPNISAIFDFLVNHPEACAVVPIENSSGGAIYDTVDMLLAKVGAVHILEDLSLDVQLALLGHNGERIRRIYSHFVPIRHHKEWLATNFPSARVVSVESTAFAAAKASTSRNAAALAAPGVASLYHLDILQFPIQPGGVNVTRFFVIGRPGKWGFLAASRRWKTSSTFQLKNVCGSLYFFLEPFSRRAVNLCMIISHPLVGKPESYVFLIEVDGSVADLSVKAALEEASQWCEKFVFLGSYPSRRRYNSSPGNCSLPRGLVSTR from the coding sequence ATGGCAGAGGGTATTGGCCCATCTATCGTGTATCTAGGCCCCGTGGGGACCTTCTCTCACCTGGTGGCATTACGCCGTTTCGGAGAGAACACCAGGCTGATTGCCAAACCTAATATCTCTGCTATTTTCGACTTCTTAGTGAATCACCCAGAGGCTTGCGCAGTGGTTCCAATCGAAAATTCTTCTGGGGGAGCAATTTATGATACGGTAGATATGCTTCTAGCCAAGGTTGGGGCCGTCCACATTCTGGAAGATTTATCTTTAGATGTGCAGCTTGCACTTCTTGGGCATAATGGAGAGAGAATACGCCGTATATATTCGCACTTTGTTCCCATTCGGCATCATAAGGAATGGCTGGCTACTAACTTTCCTAGTGCTCGTGTCGTCTCCGTTGAGAGTACAGCCTTTGCAGCAGCTAAGGCGAGTACTTCACGTAATGCGGCAGCGCTCGCCGCCCCTGGTGTGGCATCCCTCTACCACTTGGACATTCTTCAATTTCCTATCCAACCAGGAGGGGTAAATGTGACTAGGTTTTTTGTCATAGGTCGTCCAGGCAAATGGGGATTTCTTGCTGCATCAAGACGATGGAAAACTTCGTCGACATTTCAGCTGAAAAATGTCTGCGGCAGTCTATACTTCTTCCTGGAACCGTTTTCGCGTCGTGCTGTTAACCTGTGTATGATTATTTCCCATCCACTAGTTGGAAAACCAGAGAGTTATGTTTTCCTCATAGAGGTAGACGGATCTGTAGCAGATCTTTCTGTAAAAGCGGCGCTCGAGGAAGCCTCTCAGTGGTGTGAGAAGTTCGTCTTCTTAGGTTCCTATCCCAGCCGCCGCCGTTACAACTCTTCGCCGGGAAATTGCAGTCTTCCCAGAGGGCTGGTTTCTACCAGATAG
- the miaA gene encoding tRNA (adenosine(37)-N6)-dimethylallyltransferase MiaA translates to MEPKQPKNDVRLYSSLPQPIFLAGPTGVGKSALAVELARRIRGEIIGADAFQVYSGLSILTAQPDQTLLEQVPHHLIGHISAEEDYHAWRYRSEACEKITDILQRGRTPIVVGGTGLYFRALIQGLDPIPASNLVLRSELEQLSLEMLLERLDKADPHANKRVDIRNRRRVLRAVEICELSGKPLESFRTKSRRVIATRAFVLVRAREELYRNIVGRVHHMWERGVVREVGGMRGQIGRTASQAIGLREIIAWLSGESNEVQCRGAICAVTYRCARRQLAWFKSWTTFTPLCLSQGNSMRAVVERIAAETKTFGT, encoded by the coding sequence GTGGAGCCAAAACAACCGAAGAACGACGTTAGACTATATAGCTCACTTCCACAACCGATCTTCCTAGCCGGTCCGACTGGAGTAGGAAAATCAGCACTCGCCGTGGAATTAGCGCGTAGGATCCGGGGTGAGATTATTGGAGCAGATGCCTTTCAGGTCTATTCTGGACTATCTATTTTGACTGCCCAACCGGATCAAACATTATTGGAACAAGTTCCTCACCACTTAATAGGCCATATATCTGCTGAGGAGGACTATCACGCCTGGCGTTATAGATCAGAAGCCTGTGAAAAGATCACAGATATCCTTCAACGTGGCAGAACACCGATAGTAGTCGGAGGAACAGGATTGTACTTTCGGGCTTTGATCCAGGGTTTGGATCCTATTCCAGCAAGCAATTTAGTCCTACGCAGTGAACTGGAGCAGTTATCCCTTGAGATGTTGCTGGAGCGCCTTGACAAGGCAGATCCACATGCAAACAAAAGGGTTGACATACGTAACAGAAGACGAGTTCTTCGAGCAGTGGAAATTTGCGAGCTTTCTGGCAAGCCCTTGGAAAGCTTTCGCACTAAAAGCCGACGGGTTATTGCTACCCGGGCTTTTGTGCTTGTACGCGCACGGGAAGAGTTGTACAGGAACATTGTGGGCCGTGTCCACCATATGTGGGAGCGGGGCGTGGTCAGAGAGGTAGGAGGAATGCGCGGTCAAATAGGAAGAACGGCCTCACAGGCAATTGGATTACGCGAGATTATCGCGTGGCTCAGCGGAGAGTCGAACGAGGTGCAATGTCGGGGCGCAATTTGCGCGGTGACGTATCGGTGCGCAAGAAGGCAGTTGGCGTGGTTCAAAAGTTGGACCACCTTCACTCCGCTGTGCCTGTCTCAAGGCAATAGCATGCGTGCTGTGGTGGAAAGAATTGCCGCTGAGACCAAAACATTTGGTACCTAG
- the hflX gene encoding GTPase HflX, protein MYLTSSSHRERALLVGSCRGSALWDIAESLDELCQLASSAGIQVVETCIQRLERPTAPFYIGKGKAREIAQQCSKKQASSIIFDDELSPAQGRNLEYITNCKVLDRTQLILDIFAQRARTREGCLQIELAQLQYLLPRLTRMWLHLSRQTGGIGTRGPGETQLEADRRRVQERIAKLERELAAVRKNRFIQRGGRLKKNWPVAALIGYTNAGKSSLFNRLTGSEVITEDKLFATLDPTTRQVLLPSRQKVLLIDTVGFIRKLPYTLIDAFKATLEETQLADLLIHVVDLSHPGYYEQMAAVDSTIKELGVGGKQVVLVFNKVDCVRNPELIQTQLRRYPGSVAVSAYTGIGIDAFLQQLEMDLSTWRLKVEYQIPLAESALLAELHRGGCVSSAYYKDEFALVTAYISPALRQRFLSFEVTHQ, encoded by the coding sequence GTGTATCTCACTTCTTCTTCCCATCGAGAGAGGGCTTTACTAGTAGGGTCGTGTAGGGGGAGTGCACTATGGGACATTGCAGAATCGTTGGACGAGCTTTGTCAATTAGCATCTAGCGCCGGCATACAGGTTGTAGAAACCTGTATACAGCGATTAGAAAGACCGACAGCCCCGTTCTATATAGGGAAAGGAAAGGCTAGAGAGATTGCTCAACAATGTAGTAAAAAGCAGGCTTCTTCCATTATTTTTGACGACGAACTCTCCCCAGCCCAGGGAAGAAACCTAGAGTACATTACTAATTGTAAAGTTCTGGATCGCACGCAGCTTATCCTAGATATTTTTGCCCAACGAGCACGCACCCGCGAAGGGTGTCTTCAAATTGAGCTTGCACAATTACAGTATCTCCTCCCCAGACTGACGCGTATGTGGTTGCACCTTTCTAGACAAACTGGAGGTATCGGTACACGAGGGCCAGGTGAAACGCAACTGGAAGCAGACCGTCGGCGTGTTCAGGAACGCATCGCCAAACTAGAAAGGGAGCTCGCTGCTGTACGCAAGAACCGCTTCATTCAGCGAGGAGGGAGGTTGAAAAAAAATTGGCCCGTCGCAGCACTCATTGGATATACAAACGCCGGCAAATCTTCCTTGTTTAACCGACTCACTGGATCTGAAGTTATTACGGAAGACAAACTCTTTGCTACCCTCGATCCAACTACACGTCAAGTTCTCCTTCCAAGCCGGCAAAAAGTTTTGCTGATAGACACCGTAGGTTTCATTCGTAAACTTCCCTACACGTTGATTGACGCCTTTAAGGCCACGCTGGAGGAAACACAATTAGCAGACCTTCTGATTCACGTAGTAGATCTTAGCCACCCGGGGTACTACGAACAAATGGCAGCGGTCGACTCGACCATCAAAGAGCTAGGAGTGGGTGGGAAGCAGGTTGTCCTTGTTTTCAACAAGGTAGATTGCGTACGCAACCCGGAGCTTATCCAGACGCAGTTAAGGCGTTATCCAGGCAGTGTGGCGGTTTCAGCCTATACTGGAATAGGGATTGACGCTTTTCTCCAACAGTTGGAGATGGACTTAAGCACCTGGCGATTAAAAGTAGAATACCAAATTCCCCTTGCTGAGTCCGCCCTCCTTGCCGAACTCCACCGGGGTGGATGTGTAAGTTCTGCTTATTACAAAGACGAGTTTGCTTTGGTGACTGCTTATATCTCGCCAGCGCTGAGGCAACGGTTTCTATCTTTCGAAGTTACCCACCAATAG
- the rpmG gene encoding 50S ribosomal protein L33 — protein sequence MAQEIITLECTEAAAGGRPVSRYVTTRNKKSPRTQGRLEKRKYNPYLRRHTLHREIK from the coding sequence GTGGCTCAAGAAATTATCACGCTAGAATGTACTGAGGCCGCAGCTGGTGGAAGGCCTGTGTCGCGGTATGTTACCACTAGAAATAAGAAAAGTCCCCGTACCCAGGGACGACTCGAAAAGAGGAAGTACAACCCCTACCTTAGGAGGCATACCCTTCACCGTGAAATCAAGTGA
- a CDS encoding Nramp family divalent metal transporter, with protein sequence MSDSQPTDSSRSEWQRTAGNPSLPEVFRSVHVPQEGQGFFGFCRKLLAFSGPGYLVAVGYMDPGNWATSLAGGAQFNYTLLPVVVLSSFAGIVLQYLALKLGIATGRDLAQACRDCFTPGVNIVLWITCEIAITACDLAEVIGSAIALNLLFGLPLVYGTCITAMDVLFILFLQNKGFRLIEVLVLVLILVVGGSFLVEIILSHPDLEQMLSSCVPSMEILQNPNMLYTAMGILGATVMPHNLYLHSAICQTRNFGPTKEGRKQAIFYATLDSTLALMCALFINAAILVVSAAVFYKGGYFEVAEIQDAYKLLSPLLGTGVASFLFALALLASGQNSTLTGTLAGQIVMEGFLNLRIHPSLRRLITRLLAILPAVFVTVIAGEDTTARLLILSQVILSLQLSFVVIPLVFFTSDRSRMGNFVNTSGLSLLSWTLAILIVALNGWLLVGTLRNGFGTKSFSL encoded by the coding sequence TTGAGCGACTCACAGCCTACCGATTCATCTAGATCAGAGTGGCAAAGAACTGCAGGGAATCCCTCCTTGCCAGAAGTTTTCCGAAGTGTCCATGTACCGCAAGAAGGACAGGGGTTCTTTGGATTTTGTCGCAAGCTTTTGGCATTCTCTGGGCCAGGTTATTTGGTAGCAGTGGGTTATATGGATCCAGGTAACTGGGCAACTAGCCTGGCTGGCGGAGCGCAATTCAACTATACCCTTCTCCCCGTAGTTGTCCTTTCTAGCTTTGCGGGGATCGTTTTACAGTACCTTGCGCTGAAGCTAGGAATTGCTACTGGAAGAGATCTAGCTCAGGCATGCCGTGACTGCTTTACTCCGGGAGTAAATATAGTTCTGTGGATCACATGTGAAATTGCTATCACTGCCTGTGACTTGGCCGAAGTAATTGGATCTGCCATTGCCCTAAATCTTCTTTTTGGCCTTCCTTTGGTGTATGGTACGTGCATCACGGCCATGGATGTTTTGTTCATTCTTTTCCTGCAAAATAAGGGATTCCGCCTTATTGAGGTATTGGTACTAGTGCTCATTCTTGTCGTTGGAGGAAGCTTCCTCGTCGAAATTATCCTAAGCCACCCGGACCTGGAGCAGATGCTTTCTAGCTGTGTGCCTTCGATGGAGATTCTGCAGAATCCAAACATGCTCTATACAGCGATGGGCATCTTAGGCGCAACGGTAATGCCGCACAACCTCTACCTCCACTCAGCCATTTGTCAGACGCGTAACTTTGGGCCAACTAAGGAAGGACGGAAGCAGGCCATTTTCTATGCTACGCTGGATTCTACGCTCGCGCTTATGTGCGCGCTCTTCATCAATGCGGCTATACTTGTCGTCTCTGCAGCTGTCTTCTATAAAGGAGGATATTTTGAAGTCGCTGAAATTCAGGATGCTTATAAGCTTCTTAGCCCACTATTGGGTACCGGAGTTGCAAGCTTTCTATTTGCTTTAGCTCTACTAGCTTCAGGACAAAACTCTACGCTAACAGGCACCTTGGCAGGTCAAATCGTAATGGAAGGGTTTCTTAATCTGCGCATTCATCCCAGTCTACGCCGCCTAATTACACGGCTCCTAGCAATCCTTCCGGCTGTATTTGTCACCGTTATTGCCGGAGAAGATACCACCGCTCGTCTTCTGATCTTGAGTCAAGTCATTCTAAGCTTGCAATTAAGTTTTGTAGTGATCCCACTGGTCTTCTTTACTAGCGACCGAAGCAGGATGGGGAATTTCGTCAATACCTCAGGCCTAAGCCTTCTTTCTTGGACTCTTGCTATCCTTATTGTGGCTCTGAATGGCTGGCTTTTAGTAGGAACCCTTCGGAACGGGTTTGGAACAAAGAGTTTCTCCCTCTAA
- a CDS encoding TraR/DksA family transcriptional regulator, translating to MAKEKIQFLRHQRERLLTLKDTLLDSMRGVGRDSLRSRAEGSEASAFGMHQADAGSDAYDRDFSLSLLSQEQDSLYEIDQALKRIENGTYGLCEMCGKTIPQIRLEALPFARYTIECQSELERRGRSQRVRQPVSSLFGLVDEEGNEVEEEESADNKE from the coding sequence GTGGCAAAGGAAAAGATACAGTTCCTCCGTCATCAGCGCGAGCGCCTTTTGACTCTAAAGGATACCCTACTGGATTCTATGCGGGGTGTCGGAAGAGATAGCTTGCGTTCCCGTGCAGAGGGTAGCGAAGCCTCTGCGTTTGGGATGCATCAGGCAGATGCTGGTAGTGATGCCTACGACCGTGACTTTTCCTTAAGCCTGCTTTCCCAGGAGCAAGATTCTCTTTATGAAATTGACCAGGCGCTCAAGCGCATAGAGAACGGCACCTATGGTCTCTGCGAGATGTGTGGGAAGACGATCCCTCAGATCCGTCTAGAGGCTCTCCCCTTCGCTCGTTATACGATTGAATGTCAGTCTGAGCTCGAGAGGCGTGGTCGGTCGCAGCGGGTACGTCAACCTGTTTCTTCTTTGTTCGGACTAGTTGATGAAGAGGGCAACGAGGTAGAGGAAGAAGAGTCCGCTGACAATAAGGAGTGA